One Gimesia aquarii DNA segment encodes these proteins:
- the dprA gene encoding DNA-processing protein DprA, which translates to MDERLPESDQRLLEQIQLNLIQGVGPRIRHALMEQFGSASRILNAPRQELLNVPGVGTKLANAIIYRSAKSSAEEELKRCRESEFQILTEETQNYPSLLKEMPDPPSLLYCNGTLLPEDELAVAIVGSRKCTTYGLQQAEKLAGALARAGITVVSGLARGIDQAAHRGALKAGGRTIAVMATGLSHIYPLEHQELSEKVANQGALVTEFPLDQAPVAGLFPQRNRIISGLSMGVVLIEAGRKSGALHTARHAYEQGRDVFAVPGRIDHPASAGCHDLIRDGAMLVRDIEDILEGLGPLMAPVVTTQHREIHTPRELSLSDFEQNILNLVTLEPQHLNDIVQSSHLDSSRILSTLTILEMRKVVKRLPGGFLVRATS; encoded by the coding sequence ATGGATGAAAGGCTCCCAGAATCGGATCAAAGACTTCTCGAACAGATTCAACTGAATCTGATTCAGGGGGTTGGTCCGCGCATTCGGCATGCTTTAATGGAACAATTTGGTTCGGCCTCTCGCATCTTGAATGCGCCTCGGCAGGAGCTTCTCAATGTACCCGGTGTCGGAACCAAACTGGCAAACGCCATCATCTATCGTTCTGCCAAATCCAGTGCCGAGGAGGAACTAAAACGCTGTCGAGAATCAGAATTTCAGATCCTCACTGAAGAAACACAGAATTATCCTTCTCTGTTAAAAGAAATGCCCGACCCACCATCGCTGCTGTACTGTAACGGGACTCTGCTACCAGAAGACGAGTTAGCCGTTGCCATTGTCGGATCTCGAAAATGCACGACTTATGGATTACAACAGGCAGAAAAACTCGCAGGCGCGCTGGCACGTGCCGGTATCACCGTTGTGAGTGGACTTGCGCGAGGAATCGATCAGGCCGCGCACAGGGGTGCCCTCAAAGCTGGTGGGCGAACAATTGCCGTGATGGCAACCGGGCTCTCCCATATTTACCCTCTTGAACATCAGGAATTATCAGAGAAAGTTGCCAACCAGGGCGCGCTGGTTACAGAGTTCCCCCTCGATCAGGCTCCGGTTGCCGGTCTGTTTCCACAACGCAATCGCATCATCAGCGGTCTCTCAATGGGTGTTGTTCTCATTGAAGCAGGTCGTAAAAGCGGCGCACTTCACACCGCACGACATGCTTATGAACAAGGTCGCGATGTGTTTGCAGTTCCTGGTCGCATTGACCACCCTGCGAGTGCAGGCTGCCATGATCTGATTCGCGACGGAGCAATGCTCGTGCGCGATATCGAAGATATTCTGGAAGGGCTCGGTCCTCTGATGGCGCCCGTAGTCACAACACAACACCGAGAAATTCATACTCCCCGTGAACTGTCATTGAGTGATTTTGAACAAAACATCTTAAATCTTGTCACTCTTGAGCCACAGCATTTAAACGATATTGTACAATCAAGCCATCTGGACTCCTCACGCATCCTTTCCACACTTACGATTCTGGAAATGCGAAAGGTTGTCAAACGACTGCCAGGAGGATTCCTGGTGAGAGCCACAAGCTAA
- a CDS encoding sulfite exporter TauE/SafE family protein — MGFGLIDFFAISLAGGLIGFLAGMFGVGGGFLLVPILHIVLGIPMELAVGASVCQVLGPATTSLLARKIRFRDLFFPLVITGGLLFGVIAGTGILEHAKELAPIGVNGKTIRMADLVVLVAYFVMLLGLGIISLKSARRSDDEISGALLKKYFQIPPLVLFPGLFDGKLSIPLIAWFGLGLGLVSGLLGISGGILLMPTLIFGFGIPTHRAISCSLVIVWIVAFQSTIAHAWHGNISIIIVIALLVGGTVGARLGSDLNARLKGLQLRRQFGWLLLSVAFMIGARLVFLLAG, encoded by the coding sequence ATGGGCTTCGGATTGATCGATTTTTTTGCGATTTCTTTAGCGGGAGGCCTGATTGGTTTCCTGGCAGGAATGTTCGGTGTTGGTGGCGGATTTCTATTAGTTCCCATCTTACATATTGTATTAGGGATTCCCATGGAATTAGCAGTGGGTGCCAGTGTCTGTCAGGTCTTGGGGCCGGCAACCACCTCGTTACTGGCACGAAAAATACGATTCCGTGACTTATTTTTCCCACTGGTGATTACCGGGGGTTTATTATTTGGTGTCATAGCGGGAACAGGAATTCTGGAACATGCGAAAGAGTTGGCCCCAATCGGTGTCAATGGAAAAACAATCCGCATGGCCGATTTAGTTGTATTAGTTGCGTATTTTGTGATGTTGCTGGGGCTGGGAATCATTTCTCTGAAAAGTGCCCGTCGTTCCGATGACGAAATTTCTGGAGCGCTTTTGAAAAAATACTTTCAGATTCCTCCCCTAGTACTATTTCCGGGATTATTTGACGGAAAACTTTCGATTCCCCTCATTGCCTGGTTTGGACTCGGACTGGGTTTGGTTTCCGGGTTATTAGGAATTAGTGGTGGGATCCTGTTGATGCCGACGTTGATTTTCGGGTTTGGAATTCCCACACATCGTGCGATCTCCTGTAGCCTGGTGATTGTGTGGATTGTGGCATTTCAGTCGACGATCGCGCATGCCTGGCATGGGAATATCAGCATCATCATCGTAATCGCGCTACTTGTGGGGGGTACCGTGGGGGCACGTTTAGGCTCAGATTTGAATGCTCGACTCAAAGGCTTGCAGTTAAGACGACAGTTTGGCTGGTTATTACTGTCAGTGGCTTTTATGATTGGGGCGCGTCTGGTCTTTCTGTTGGCTGGATGA
- a CDS encoding DJ-1/PfpI family protein encodes MADKSILFLTGDFVEDYEIMVPFQALQMVGYQVDVVCPDKKAGEIIRTAVHDFEGDQTYTEKPGHNFVLNTSFAEINPDDYAGLLIPGGRAPEYIRLNERVLEITRHFSEAGKPIAAICHGLQLLAAAGALKGKSCTAYPACSSEVNLSGGTYVETSIDGVHTDGNLVTAPAWPAHPQWLAAFLDVLGTKIEL; translated from the coding sequence ATGGCTGATAAATCAATTTTGTTTCTCACAGGTGATTTTGTAGAGGACTATGAAATCATGGTTCCTTTTCAAGCACTACAGATGGTCGGTTATCAAGTTGACGTAGTTTGTCCTGATAAAAAAGCAGGAGAAATCATTCGGACGGCGGTTCATGATTTCGAAGGCGATCAGACCTATACTGAAAAACCGGGACACAATTTTGTATTGAACACTTCATTTGCTGAGATCAATCCCGATGATTATGCAGGACTTTTGATTCCCGGTGGCAGGGCTCCTGAATATATTCGTCTCAATGAACGTGTTTTGGAGATCACACGTCATTTTTCAGAAGCCGGTAAACCGATTGCCGCCATTTGTCACGGTTTACAACTCCTGGCGGCTGCAGGTGCTCTTAAAGGCAAAAGTTGTACGGCGTATCCTGCCTGCTCATCAGAAGTGAATCTTTCAGGGGGAACTTATGTGGAGACGTCAATTGATGGTGTTCACACCGATGGGAATTTAGTAACAGCGCCGGCATGGCCTGCGCACCCGCAGTGGTTAGCTGCCTTTTTAGATGTACTGGGAACCAAAATCGAACTTTAG
- a CDS encoding DUF423 domain-containing protein, protein MSCCPFNWSMIGAVLAGLAVILGAFAAHGIDGYFAEKYHGQVKSIAGSEVPAAQKYLKDFKTGAEYQMYHALALILVGFAGLTSQKKKLLNCAGWCFLLGIIFFSGSLYVLTLSGQTFWGAIAPIGGTLFIVGWFTFAAGICCCGGDSNSEVLSAPETPSST, encoded by the coding sequence ATGTCTTGTTGTCCTTTCAACTGGTCTATGATCGGGGCGGTTCTAGCTGGGTTGGCTGTGATTCTGGGAGCGTTTGCCGCTCATGGAATCGACGGTTATTTCGCTGAGAAATACCATGGTCAGGTTAAGTCCATCGCTGGAAGCGAAGTTCCAGCGGCTCAGAAGTATCTGAAAGACTTTAAAACTGGCGCAGAGTATCAAATGTATCATGCATTGGCTTTGATTCTGGTCGGTTTTGCGGGACTCACTTCGCAGAAGAAAAAATTATTGAACTGTGCAGGCTGGTGTTTTCTCCTGGGGATCATTTTTTTCTCAGGCAGTCTTTACGTTTTAACTCTGAGCGGTCAAACTTTCTGGGGAGCGATTGCTCCGATTGGCGGTACACTTTTCATTGTTGGTTGGTTTACGTTTGCGGCAGGAATCTGTTGTTGTGGCGGTGATTCCAACTCTGAAGTTCTCAGCGCGCCCGAAACTCCTTCCTCAACGTGA
- a CDS encoding dipeptidase, translating to MLIFDAHLDMAWNACEWNRDLELPVSEIRKFERQFENIIPGEATVSWHALRKGGVSVTISTLLPRLHRKDAALTHYQSREAAYGVAMGQLAYYRAMIEAGVLREISDSNTLQSHVAEWEANEADARAEGSTIPIGFILSMEGSPPILSPEQIEHWFDAGLRILGPAHYGPAPYCYGTGSEGGLKEQGPALLKEMDRVGMLLDVTHLADQSFWEALEIYQGPVLASHHNCRALVDADRQLTDEQIKALIERGAVIGCAFDNWMIKPGWTIGVSDPATTSVEDIANHTDHICQLAGNAKHCGLGTDLDGGFGKEQTPHDLDTIADLEMYAGILEKRGYRQEDIKGIMSQNFIDFFLRALPA from the coding sequence ATGCTGATTTTTGATGCACACCTCGATATGGCCTGGAACGCATGCGAATGGAATCGGGACCTGGAATTACCAGTCAGTGAAATTCGCAAGTTCGAAAGGCAGTTTGAAAATATTATCCCTGGAGAAGCCACCGTTTCCTGGCATGCGTTGAGAAAAGGGGGAGTGAGTGTCACCATTTCTACGCTACTGCCGCGGCTACATCGTAAAGATGCTGCTTTGACCCATTACCAGTCAAGAGAAGCTGCCTATGGTGTGGCAATGGGACAATTGGCCTATTACCGGGCGATGATAGAAGCAGGTGTGTTGAGAGAAATTTCTGACAGTAATACTTTACAGAGCCACGTTGCTGAATGGGAAGCAAACGAAGCCGATGCACGTGCGGAAGGGAGTACGATTCCGATCGGTTTTATTTTGAGTATGGAAGGCTCACCGCCGATTCTGTCTCCCGAGCAAATTGAACATTGGTTTGATGCAGGACTGCGTATCTTGGGGCCCGCGCATTATGGTCCGGCACCTTATTGCTATGGAACGGGCAGTGAAGGAGGGCTCAAAGAACAAGGGCCGGCTTTATTGAAAGAGATGGATCGGGTTGGGATGCTGTTAGATGTGACTCATTTGGCAGATCAATCTTTCTGGGAAGCATTGGAGATTTATCAAGGCCCTGTTCTCGCCAGCCACCACAATTGTCGGGCTCTCGTCGATGCAGACCGCCAATTGACTGATGAGCAAATCAAAGCACTCATTGAACGTGGCGCAGTCATTGGTTGTGCCTTTGATAACTGGATGATTAAGCCAGGCTGGACGATAGGTGTTTCTGATCCAGCAACGACTTCTGTGGAAGATATTGCCAATCATACCGATCACATCTGTCAGCTCGCCGGGAATGCGAAACATTGTGGTTTGGGAACAGACCTTGATGGCGGCTTTGGTAAGGAACAAACGCCTCACGATTTAGATACTATTGCCGATCTGGAAATGTACGCAGGGATTCTGGAGAAACGTGGTTATCGCCAGGAAGACATCAAAGGCATTATGTCCCAGAATTTTATTGACTTCTTTCTGAGAGCGCTGCCAGCATAA
- a CDS encoding FHA domain-containing protein, whose protein sequence is MGFFTSTSKDEQQNRPESSVAGSSYLLWIDGAGTFLVYLQETLRIGGPGDPGTVTGFDSTWADLSLLANLSRHHASLTRSGESYYVEAKAPVYCNRRPVNDRVLLSDPSELRLNEEVLITFRQPTVLSASACLELTSQHQPQQRLDGIVLMADTCLLGSSSENHVVCDRWPGSVILYRQGDQILCRSKLKIHVNQASASEGAILTPGSVVSGPDLRFRWEVVA, encoded by the coding sequence TTGGGCTTCTTCACTTCCACATCAAAAGACGAACAGCAGAATCGACCGGAAAGTTCCGTTGCCGGTTCGAGCTATTTGTTGTGGATTGATGGAGCAGGGACCTTTCTAGTCTATTTACAAGAGACATTAAGAATTGGTGGTCCGGGGGACCCGGGCACTGTGACTGGCTTTGATTCGACCTGGGCTGATTTATCATTGCTGGCCAACTTGTCGCGACATCATGCTTCTCTGACCCGATCTGGCGAAAGCTATTATGTGGAAGCAAAAGCACCGGTATATTGTAATCGACGTCCAGTCAATGATCGCGTCTTGCTGTCAGATCCATCAGAACTTAGACTGAATGAAGAAGTGTTAATCACGTTCAGGCAACCAACAGTGCTTAGTGCTTCAGCCTGTCTCGAATTGACAAGTCAGCATCAACCACAGCAACGCCTGGATGGAATTGTATTAATGGCCGATACCTGTTTGCTTGGTTCTTCATCCGAGAATCATGTGGTCTGTGATCGTTGGCCGGGTTCGGTGATCTTATATCGACAGGGGGATCAGATCCTGTGTCGTTCCAAACTGAAAATTCATGTGAATCAGGCCTCAGCATCAGAGGGAGCCATCTTAACCCCAGGCTCCGTTGTGAGTGGTCCGGATCTTCGCTTTCGTTGGGAGGTAGTTGCTTAA
- a CDS encoding PLDc N-terminal domain-containing protein, with protein sequence MFTLVALVVWLVCFAISCLAFVFWIWMLIDCLKYESSTGNDKIIWALVIVLLNGIGALVYYFVRRPERIKQFGQ encoded by the coding sequence ATGTTCACGCTTGTTGCCTTGGTCGTTTGGTTGGTCTGTTTTGCGATCTCCTGTTTGGCATTTGTATTTTGGATTTGGATGCTCATTGATTGTCTCAAATATGAATCGTCAACCGGCAACGATAAAATTATCTGGGCACTCGTGATTGTACTACTCAATGGGATTGGCGCTTTAGTCTATTACTTTGTACGTCGTCCCGAGCGAATTAAACAATTTGGACAGTAG
- a CDS encoding serine/threonine protein kinase, translating into MKFTFAPESKPLEGFTIKRAIDRGGFGEVYYALSDSGKEVALKLLQQNMDIELRGVTQCMNLKHPNLVTIFDVKTDQDGDHWVVMEYVSGQGLDKALHQYPNGMPMEQVRYWLSGISEGLAYLHGRGLVHRDLKPSNVFRDGEIIKVGDVGLSKFITHSRRSANTQSVGTVYYMAPEVAKGRYGKEVDVYAAGVLVYEMITGVVPFDGESTAEILMKHLSEKPDLSRLPVHLRAVLGRALEKDPQKRISDIREFKQQFERALFQRDTHTEIPEDSFEETHFSNRQTGQNVDSDLAQTAYIQKSPEGSASSTGLSGVTTFVFIFIGLFLILCTIGRPGFLELLIVGFLSAILAGIFSVFSRSGRALLAKGATAVVNGPPPISFISKCKKAIVKGPPPLSDLLDKGQHSKGQSTTEEYRQQKLEEARIFREKQQKEVEAHQRYVREQHRRKQCYPRRLTPKSRRSISLRSRLYDLSISMIKAVVCTLVIVAGILFFTDGAISKGFWTGSDLTPFALLTFGSLIATWSVLLVAKMTEGKSFDNSTRRLMWLGVGAVVGAMIYLLQVDILMTTKNASLVLHSDQNPIFNTVGPYSLVLLDRQPSLIGYVVFFSMLFCFRRWWWHADSFRPKKFRVSSVLLTVFAAYVITAIWAFPMTAALCWAAIISSVVQLSATWIPDEERVAALKGESNGC; encoded by the coding sequence ATGAAATTCACCTTTGCACCTGAATCGAAACCTTTAGAAGGATTTACGATCAAACGCGCCATCGATCGGGGCGGATTTGGTGAGGTGTATTATGCACTGAGTGATTCCGGAAAAGAGGTTGCCCTAAAACTCCTCCAGCAAAATATGGATATCGAGCTACGGGGAGTTACTCAATGTATGAACTTGAAGCATCCCAATCTGGTTACGATCTTTGATGTCAAAACCGACCAGGATGGCGACCATTGGGTGGTGATGGAGTATGTTTCTGGTCAGGGACTCGATAAAGCCTTGCATCAGTATCCGAATGGAATGCCGATGGAGCAGGTTCGCTATTGGCTATCGGGTATTTCTGAAGGGTTGGCTTACTTACATGGTCGGGGATTGGTTCATCGTGATTTAAAGCCTTCGAATGTGTTTCGTGATGGTGAAATCATCAAAGTGGGTGATGTCGGACTATCCAAGTTCATCACTCATAGTCGTCGCAGCGCAAATACACAGAGTGTGGGTACCGTCTACTATATGGCGCCGGAAGTGGCAAAAGGCCGTTATGGTAAAGAAGTAGATGTCTACGCTGCCGGTGTCCTGGTTTATGAAATGATTACAGGCGTAGTTCCCTTCGACGGGGAATCGACGGCTGAAATTTTGATGAAACATCTTTCCGAAAAACCGGACCTGAGTCGTTTACCTGTTCATTTACGTGCCGTTTTAGGGCGTGCATTGGAAAAGGATCCTCAGAAGCGAATTTCTGATATCAGAGAGTTTAAGCAGCAGTTTGAACGTGCATTGTTTCAGCGGGATACACACACGGAGATCCCCGAAGATTCCTTTGAAGAGACACATTTTTCAAATCGACAAACTGGTCAAAATGTTGACTCAGACCTAGCACAAACAGCCTATATTCAAAAAAGCCCTGAAGGTTCTGCTTCTTCGACAGGTTTGAGTGGTGTTACCACCTTCGTGTTTATATTCATTGGATTATTCCTTATTCTGTGTACGATTGGAAGACCTGGTTTCCTGGAATTACTGATTGTCGGTTTTCTGAGTGCGATCCTCGCAGGTATTTTTTCTGTGTTCAGCAGGTCCGGGCGCGCTTTGTTAGCTAAAGGAGCGACTGCCGTTGTGAACGGACCTCCTCCCATCTCATTCATTTCCAAGTGCAAAAAAGCGATTGTAAAAGGTCCACCTCCCCTGAGCGACCTTCTGGATAAAGGGCAACATTCCAAAGGGCAATCCACAACGGAAGAATATCGTCAGCAGAAACTGGAAGAGGCTCGTATTTTTCGAGAAAAGCAACAGAAAGAAGTTGAAGCGCATCAGAGATATGTCCGAGAGCAGCATCGACGCAAACAATGTTATCCGCGACGTTTGACTCCCAAATCACGTCGGTCTATTTCTTTGCGAAGTCGGTTATACGATTTGTCAATCTCCATGATCAAAGCTGTTGTTTGTACGTTAGTCATTGTGGCTGGGATATTATTTTTTACCGATGGAGCGATTTCAAAAGGTTTTTGGACAGGTTCCGACCTCACTCCCTTTGCGCTACTGACGTTTGGTTCTTTGATCGCTACCTGGAGTGTCTTATTGGTGGCCAAGATGACCGAGGGTAAATCATTCGATAACAGCACACGTCGCTTAATGTGGTTAGGAGTTGGTGCAGTGGTGGGTGCGATGATTTACCTGCTTCAAGTTGATATCTTAATGACAACGAAAAATGCCTCATTAGTATTGCATAGTGATCAGAATCCGATCTTTAATACTGTTGGCCCTTACTCGTTAGTCTTATTAGATCGACAGCCAAGCCTGATCGGCTATGTTGTCTTTTTCAGTATGTTGTTCTGCTTCCGTCGTTGGTGGTGGCACGCTGATTCATTTCGTCCCAAGAAGTTCCGAGTTTCATCGGTCTTGTTGACAGTCTTTGCCGCTTATGTCATCACAGCAATCTGGGCATTTCCAATGACGGCTGCTCTCTGCTGGGCTGCGATTATTTCGAGTGTAGTTCAGTTGTCGGCCACTTGGATACCAGATGAAGAACGCGTGGCAGCGCTGAAAGGAGAGAGCAATGGCTGTTAG
- a CDS encoding RNA polymerase sigma factor — protein sequence MPIDEADQLLVSQIKAGDPDAWAELIARFEGRLLAFVNSRLRNAATSEDVVQETFMGFLISIPNYDPATPLESFLFAIASHKLTDLLRKQGRRPTIPLFPDEGGERETHREPAGHARVASSLARSKERKSKEEQIISESLQALILSWIKNGEFERLQCIEQLFVSGKANKEVALQLQISEQAVANHKHFVVGKLKDAIKTAQIHNADLVGLGLSE from the coding sequence ATGCCCATTGACGAAGCCGACCAACTTCTCGTGTCTCAAATTAAGGCAGGTGATCCCGATGCCTGGGCTGAGTTAATTGCGCGGTTTGAGGGTCGCTTGCTGGCATTTGTGAATAGCCGATTACGAAATGCGGCGACCAGCGAGGATGTTGTTCAAGAAACATTTATGGGATTCCTGATCAGTATTCCCAATTATGATCCTGCAACCCCTTTGGAGTCATTTCTATTCGCAATAGCGTCTCATAAATTAACAGACCTACTGCGGAAGCAGGGCAGACGCCCAACGATTCCACTTTTCCCCGATGAAGGTGGTGAGCGAGAAACTCATCGCGAACCAGCCGGACATGCACGTGTGGCCTCCAGCCTGGCGCGGAGCAAAGAGAGAAAATCAAAAGAAGAGCAAATCATCAGTGAGAGCTTGCAGGCATTGATCTTATCCTGGATCAAAAATGGAGAATTCGAACGGCTACAGTGCATCGAGCAGTTATTTGTTTCGGGTAAGGCGAATAAAGAAGTTGCGTTACAGTTACAAATTTCAGAACAAGCCGTTGCCAACCATAAGCATTTTGTGGTGGGCAAATTAAAGGACGCTATCAAAACAGCTCAGATTCACAATGCTGATTTAGTCGGGTTGGGGTTGTCCGAGTAG
- a CDS encoding 50S ribosomal protein bL37 has translation MAKTQRKLKKANHGRRPASAKARKQKRKHIKF, from the coding sequence ATGGCCAAAACACAACGAAAATTGAAAAAAGCAAATCACGGTCGTCGACCTGCGAGTGCGAAAGCACGTAAGCAAAAACGCAAGCACATCAAGTTCTAA
- a CDS encoding YifB family Mg chelatase-like AAA ATPase yields MLAKLFTYSLLGIDAKPVEVEVDISPGAMPKTILVGLAEAAVKESTHRIERALVNSGYNRPIDRIVINLSPADLPKDAASFDLPIALGLLIASGQLASDRFQDFAVVGELALDGTIRPVRGALSMALAAREQGKQGLLVPVQNAEEAAVVEGLDVFAVGTLAEAVGFYTGNLPIEAVEFCWEDALEEHAHYDIDYSDVKGQEYSKRAITVAAAGMHHLLMIGSPGTGKTLLASRLSTILPRLSQEESLETTRIYSAMGRLQSNQSLVMLRQFRMPHHTISEAGLVGGGSTPAPGEISLAHNGLLFLDELPEFNRRTLEVLRQPLEGGNVTISRAMGSVTFPANVMLIAAMNPCPCGYLSDPRRKCSCNPAQIERYLSKISGPLLDRIDIHIEVPPVPFRELSNQSSGTNSATMRELVLEAREIQARRFKHESNSHNGRMTPRQLRKYSQLAADAEALLKSAMEEMGLSARAHDKILRISRTIADLEPCDQITAAHVSEAINYRTLDRQFWS; encoded by the coding sequence ATGCTAGCCAAACTATTTACTTATTCGTTATTGGGAATTGATGCCAAACCGGTTGAAGTTGAGGTAGATATCTCTCCCGGGGCAATGCCGAAAACCATTCTGGTGGGATTAGCAGAAGCAGCCGTTAAGGAGAGTACTCATCGCATCGAACGGGCGCTGGTCAACAGTGGTTATAACCGTCCCATTGATCGGATTGTTATCAATCTTTCACCAGCTGACCTCCCCAAGGATGCGGCTTCGTTTGATCTGCCGATTGCTTTAGGTCTGTTGATTGCGAGTGGGCAATTGGCCTCAGATCGGTTTCAGGATTTTGCTGTGGTAGGAGAGCTGGCGCTGGATGGTACAATTCGTCCGGTGCGTGGCGCGTTATCGATGGCACTAGCGGCACGTGAGCAGGGGAAGCAGGGGTTGTTAGTTCCAGTTCAGAATGCAGAGGAGGCTGCTGTCGTAGAAGGTCTGGATGTGTTCGCCGTGGGTACTTTGGCAGAAGCCGTTGGTTTTTATACGGGAAATTTGCCCATCGAAGCAGTTGAGTTTTGCTGGGAAGATGCTCTGGAAGAACATGCGCACTACGATATTGATTACAGTGATGTCAAGGGGCAGGAATATTCAAAGCGTGCGATCACTGTGGCAGCGGCCGGTATGCATCATTTACTCATGATTGGTTCTCCCGGTACAGGCAAGACACTCCTGGCCTCACGGCTCAGTACCATTCTCCCTCGGCTTTCGCAGGAAGAAAGCTTGGAGACGACACGCATTTATAGTGCGATGGGGCGTTTACAGAGCAATCAATCACTAGTCATGTTACGGCAGTTTCGCATGCCCCACCATACGATTAGTGAAGCAGGTTTGGTGGGAGGAGGGTCGACACCGGCGCCTGGTGAGATCAGTTTGGCGCATAACGGGCTCTTATTTCTCGATGAACTTCCTGAGTTTAATCGACGTACCTTAGAGGTATTGAGACAACCATTAGAAGGAGGCAATGTTACGATCTCCCGTGCGATGGGTAGTGTTACTTTTCCTGCGAATGTGATGTTGATCGCCGCCATGAATCCCTGCCCCTGTGGCTATCTTTCTGACCCGCGTCGGAAATGTTCCTGCAATCCGGCCCAGATCGAACGTTATCTTTCTAAAATCAGTGGCCCGTTACTGGATCGAATAGACATTCATATTGAAGTGCCTCCTGTTCCTTTTCGCGAACTTTCAAATCAATCATCGGGAACAAACAGTGCCACTATGCGCGAACTGGTATTGGAAGCGCGGGAGATTCAGGCCCGCCGATTTAAACATGAATCGAATTCCCACAACGGTCGCATGACGCCGCGGCAATTGCGAAAATATAGTCAATTGGCTGCAGACGCAGAAGCATTATTGAAATCAGCGATGGAAGAAATGGGCCTCTCAGCGCGGGCGCACGATAAAATTTTACGCATCAGCCGCACGATTGCCGACCTTGAACCTTGCGATCAAATCACGGCGGCTCATGTGAGTGAAGCCATCAATTATCGTACCCTGGATCGGCAATTTTGGTCATAA